One window of the Chitinophaga niabensis genome contains the following:
- a CDS encoding RagB/SusD family nutrient uptake outer membrane protein, giving the protein MKRILYIFGLVVIGVSSCQKLDESPQSFISPENFYKTRNDAIAAVSAAYAPVRNNGFVTRNYAILGEITTDNMFPLPNNNDRVQLDNFVHTPTNGILRETWQNFYQGISYTNFVIDYVPNIDMDVALRDRLVGEAKFLRAFYYYHLVRLFGDLPLMTTALASLDKLTYPKRAPKADVYVQIIKDLKDAEAILPNNYTGADQGRATKGAAQAFLASVYLTQKQYQLAAGKAAEIMNNPALGYGLWDSYIDVYDIKNEFGKEAIFDAQFLSGPSGQGGNLIAFFAQENNTVGGRGFGSFQPTVELYNSFNANDIRRTVFFTRGTDNKWYCNKWIDADAKTENQSDNNYPLMRYAEVVLTFAEAYNEVNVPVNDNDAYKAINLIRKRSGLPNLANLTQAQLRDSILNERRLELCFEGHRWFDLVRTDRLVSTMLAKGSANVKDFHVLFPVPQFEIDLNPNLKPQNTGYPQ; this is encoded by the coding sequence ATGAAACGTATCCTCTATATATTCGGACTGGTGGTTATAGGTGTATCTTCCTGTCAAAAACTGGATGAAAGCCCACAGTCATTTATTTCACCGGAAAATTTCTACAAAACCCGTAATGATGCCATCGCTGCTGTAAGTGCAGCGTATGCACCCGTTCGGAACAATGGTTTCGTTACCCGTAACTATGCTATCCTCGGAGAGATCACTACGGATAACATGTTCCCACTGCCAAACAACAACGACCGTGTACAGTTGGATAACTTTGTACACACCCCCACAAACGGTATCCTGCGCGAAACCTGGCAGAACTTCTACCAGGGTATTTCCTACACCAACTTCGTGATCGACTACGTTCCAAACATTGATATGGACGTTGCATTGAGAGACAGGTTAGTAGGTGAAGCAAAATTCCTGCGTGCATTCTATTACTATCACCTTGTACGTTTGTTCGGAGACCTTCCGCTGATGACTACAGCGCTGGCTTCCCTGGATAAACTGACCTATCCTAAACGTGCGCCTAAAGCCGATGTGTATGTACAGATCATTAAGGACCTGAAAGACGCAGAAGCTATACTGCCCAATAATTACACCGGTGCTGATCAGGGCCGCGCTACAAAAGGAGCCGCCCAGGCATTCCTGGCCAGCGTTTACTTAACACAGAAACAATATCAGCTGGCAGCAGGTAAAGCAGCAGAGATCATGAACAACCCTGCACTGGGTTATGGACTCTGGGATAGTTATATAGATGTATACGATATCAAAAATGAATTCGGTAAGGAAGCCATCTTTGATGCACAATTCTTAAGCGGCCCTTCAGGACAAGGTGGTAACCTGATCGCCTTCTTTGCGCAGGAAAACAACACCGTGGGTGGCAGAGGATTCGGTTCCTTCCAGCCTACAGTAGAACTCTACAACAGCTTCAATGCAAACGACATCCGCCGTACTGTTTTCTTCACCAGGGGAACAGACAATAAATGGTACTGCAACAAATGGATTGATGCAGATGCCAAAACAGAGAACCAGTCTGACAACAACTACCCCTTGATGCGTTATGCAGAAGTAGTATTAACCTTTGCGGAAGCATATAACGAAGTGAACGTACCTGTTAACGACAATGACGCGTATAAAGCCATCAACCTCATCCGTAAAAGATCAGGGTTGCCTAACCTGGCCAATTTAACACAGGCACAGCTGCGTGATTCCATCCTCAACGAAAGAAGACTGGAACTCTGCTTTGAAGGACATCGCTGGTTTGACCTGGTACGTACAGACAGGCTGGTGAGTACCATGTTGGCAAAAGGTTCCGCTAACGTTAAAGATTTCCACGTCCTATTCCCTGTACCACAGTTTGAAATCGATTTGAATCCAAACTTGAAACCTCAGAACACGGGTTACCCGCAATAA
- a CDS encoding phosphotriesterase family protein: MNILMLITLATAFFPAKQIITVNGPIDANSLGVTLAHEHVLVDFIGADKTNESRWDKTTVLNKVVPYFMEAKQAGVQAVVECTPAFLGRDVRLLKMLSDKTGIQFITNTGYYGARSNKHLPSWAFTETAEQLAARWIEEFEHGIDGTGIKPGFIKISVDGPTNGLTDIHKKLVRAAAITHLKTGLIIFSHTGPARAAFEQLDILKEMKVKPDAFVWVHAQAEKDKTMHIRAAKMGAWVSLDNVGVNNEYYLEALTGLKEAGLLHRVLLSHDAGYYRPGEPDGGDFRGYTEIFKLLVPQLKEKGFSEKDIELLLVKNPAEALKI, encoded by the coding sequence ATGAATATCCTGATGCTAATAACCCTGGCTACTGCGTTCTTCCCTGCAAAGCAGATCATAACCGTGAATGGTCCTATCGATGCCAACAGCCTGGGGGTCACCCTTGCGCATGAACATGTACTGGTAGATTTTATCGGCGCAGACAAAACAAATGAAAGCAGGTGGGATAAAACAACTGTACTCAATAAAGTAGTTCCTTATTTCATGGAAGCAAAACAAGCCGGGGTGCAGGCTGTTGTTGAATGCACACCTGCGTTCTTAGGAAGAGATGTACGGCTGTTAAAAATGCTCTCCGATAAAACAGGCATACAGTTCATTACCAACACCGGGTATTATGGCGCCCGCTCCAATAAACACCTTCCCTCCTGGGCATTTACTGAAACTGCAGAACAACTGGCTGCCAGGTGGATTGAGGAGTTTGAGCATGGAATAGACGGCACGGGCATCAAACCGGGATTTATTAAGATCAGTGTAGATGGCCCAACGAATGGACTCACGGACATTCATAAAAAGCTCGTTCGTGCCGCTGCTATCACACACCTGAAAACAGGGCTTATTATTTTTTCCCATACAGGGCCTGCCAGAGCTGCATTTGAGCAACTGGATATATTAAAAGAGATGAAGGTGAAACCGGATGCATTTGTATGGGTACATGCACAGGCAGAGAAAGATAAAACGATGCATATCCGTGCAGCAAAAATGGGAGCATGGGTGAGCCTTGATAATGTAGGCGTAAATAATGAATATTACCTGGAAGCACTGACTGGCTTAAAAGAAGCCGGATTATTACACCGTGTATTACTCTCTCATGATGCAGGATATTATCGTCCCGGAGAACCGGATGGCGGGGATTTCAGGGGATATACAGAGATTTTTAAGCTACTGGTCCCACAGTTGAAAGAAAAAGGATTTTCAGAAAAAGATATTGAACTGTTACTTGTTAAAAACCCTGCTGAGGCATTGAAGATATAG
- a CDS encoding Ig-like domain-containing protein, which yields MKKTTTLNTLFVLLLFALSAFKEGPVMVSRTVWELTQIPNIATETGRIKTSLQVADFEPVGLRATANTPLVLHVEQVSGSGLPKLIVGTYDRQTVTTYDLVAGVNTITNVNGGDLYLQYSSATPSNNNKIRVTFQSGYQQMPLYIKGATTHQDWLDMLAADTASPNVTLIADRVFIVVSQVKAEQYQNENQDTLLTLMDRVMQAEGDISGLDNSAPVHAPFSRNKIMMLEKASGNPDATSLGRVRIPTVNINWILSPSYILQDGGWGVFHELGHHHQHSAWTWSTCIEVCVNIYSLAAKRAIHPGQQGMSTSDWNSIMNYLAQPQASKNFNASSVSLFMRLGMFHQLWLAYGDAFYHTLHKRVREEAPSSGTDEVEMRTFMLYACQISGKNLGQFFRNWGLNVNQSVYEEINALGYPAPATDPSTLREDLTAAITAPAANAVFPAGSDINISATANGPEGIRKVEFFQGAVKLGEDSTAPYSYAWNGVSPGNYALTAKVTSLGDAVATSAVTNVTMDAVSITSPVENTSFPSGTAIVINANAAATGSPITKMAFYADSIKIGESSTAPYSFSWQNATQGSYTLRAKAIYQNGDTATSSNVNVVTGGLFPVADAYVRDGGTATTNYGTATGLVVKKDGNSGFSRITYLKFDLHGYTDPGTAKLRLQLSGAGTAIAGTQWQVWKSTDDSWTETGINWNNKPANAVLLATLQGKRTGTAEWDISNQVIEEINGDKVLSLVIVSTVSGQTNDASFHSKEVADAKLKPVLLINTYPKITLTQPSNNDTLIEHSTVTIQANASDDQQVDSVQFYVNGEEKATVTSSPYQWNWEDVAPGTYGIKAKVKDSTQLSTWSDSITVVVIADTIAPVILAPPAITASTASSPAVVNIGTPVVTDNGGVASITNNAPASFPIGNTTVTWTATDRSGNSATATQAVMVEYLKSSFGAITIFAGTTNNSSHGRQVDIQAQLYLNGALVGAGTLTDQTISGKDLGSSRKIVIPISADSIVYTPADVLEVKLLARRHDAHGSFGIKLWYNADSTTAFSKGYSRMDKFTPVSPDGNFFYLREQYALQSSAGSSVSSKTIPATGSYQEIGTWSTIQVAPQFISSLGKVIDTEVGIKAFPNPSSNEFTLTLQSDGEKLVQIRIMDVAGRLVKQISTPAGQLIRFGAELKPGVYFVEVKQHEKRTVLKLVKQ from the coding sequence ATGAAGAAAACCACTACCCTTAACACGTTATTCGTATTGTTGTTATTTGCACTGTCGGCTTTTAAAGAAGGCCCCGTTATGGTCTCCCGAACGGTATGGGAATTAACGCAGATACCGAATATTGCCACAGAAACCGGCCGGATCAAAACCTCCCTGCAAGTGGCGGATTTTGAACCGGTAGGATTGAGAGCTACTGCCAATACTCCCCTGGTATTGCATGTGGAGCAAGTGAGCGGTTCGGGCCTGCCCAAGTTAATTGTTGGTACGTACGACCGGCAAACGGTCACTACCTATGACCTGGTGGCCGGGGTGAATACCATCACCAATGTTAATGGAGGAGATCTGTATCTGCAGTATTCTTCCGCCACCCCTTCGAACAATAACAAGATAAGGGTCACTTTTCAAAGCGGGTATCAGCAGATGCCGCTGTACATAAAGGGGGCAACCACGCATCAGGACTGGCTGGATATGCTGGCTGCTGATACGGCATCCCCCAATGTTACGCTGATTGCAGACAGGGTATTCATTGTGGTATCGCAGGTGAAGGCCGAGCAGTACCAAAATGAAAACCAGGATACCCTGCTTACCCTGATGGACAGAGTAATGCAGGCAGAAGGTGATATCAGCGGGCTTGATAACAGTGCTCCTGTGCATGCTCCTTTTTCCCGCAACAAAATAATGATGCTGGAAAAAGCCAGCGGCAATCCGGATGCCACATCTTTAGGCCGCGTAAGGATACCGACGGTGAACATCAACTGGATCTTATCTCCTTCCTATATCCTGCAGGATGGCGGCTGGGGTGTTTTCCACGAGTTGGGGCATCACCATCAGCATTCTGCCTGGACCTGGAGTACCTGTATTGAAGTATGCGTGAATATTTATTCCCTGGCTGCGAAGAGAGCTATTCATCCCGGGCAGCAGGGCATGAGCACAAGTGACTGGAATAGTATCATGAACTATTTAGCGCAGCCGCAGGCTTCAAAAAACTTTAATGCCAGCAGCGTATCCCTTTTTATGCGCCTGGGTATGTTCCATCAGTTATGGTTAGCATATGGGGATGCGTTCTATCATACCTTACATAAACGCGTTCGGGAAGAAGCGCCTTCATCCGGTACGGACGAAGTGGAAATGCGGACGTTCATGTTGTATGCCTGCCAGATCAGTGGAAAGAACCTCGGGCAGTTCTTCAGGAACTGGGGATTGAATGTGAACCAGTCTGTGTATGAGGAGATCAATGCATTGGGATACCCGGCACCGGCAACAGACCCTTCTACTTTGCGGGAAGACCTGACGGCTGCGATCACTGCTCCTGCAGCGAATGCCGTTTTTCCTGCAGGTTCCGATATCAATATTTCCGCTACCGCTAATGGTCCTGAAGGTATCCGTAAAGTGGAATTCTTCCAGGGCGCTGTGAAACTGGGAGAGGATAGCACGGCTCCTTATAGCTATGCCTGGAATGGTGTTAGTCCTGGTAACTATGCCCTGACTGCAAAGGTCACCAGTTTAGGTGATGCCGTGGCGACTTCGGCTGTGACGAATGTAACAATGGATGCAGTATCTATTACTTCTCCTGTAGAGAACACTTCTTTCCCCTCCGGCACTGCTATTGTTATCAATGCCAATGCCGCTGCTACCGGCAGCCCTATTACGAAGATGGCATTCTATGCAGATAGTATTAAGATAGGAGAGTCTTCCACAGCACCTTATAGTTTCTCCTGGCAGAATGCAACGCAGGGTAGTTACACGCTGAGAGCGAAAGCGATCTATCAGAATGGTGATACGGCTACATCATCCAATGTTAATGTCGTTACCGGCGGATTGTTCCCGGTAGCAGATGCCTATGTGCGTGATGGTGGAACAGCCACCACCAATTATGGTACTGCAACAGGATTGGTGGTAAAGAAAGATGGCAATAGCGGATTCAGCAGGATCACTTACCTCAAATTCGATCTGCATGGTTATACGGATCCGGGCACTGCAAAACTTCGTTTGCAGTTATCAGGTGCCGGTACTGCCATCGCCGGTACGCAATGGCAGGTATGGAAAAGTACAGATGACAGCTGGACGGAAACAGGTATTAACTGGAATAACAAACCGGCTAATGCTGTACTGCTGGCAACATTGCAGGGGAAAAGAACAGGTACCGCAGAATGGGATATCAGCAACCAGGTGATAGAAGAAATAAATGGTGATAAGGTGTTGTCGCTCGTGATTGTTTCTACCGTGTCCGGGCAAACCAATGATGCGAGTTTCCATTCAAAAGAAGTAGCAGATGCTAAACTGAAACCGGTATTGCTGATCAATACTTATCCAAAGATCACTTTAACGCAGCCTTCCAATAACGACACATTGATTGAGCACAGCACTGTAACTATACAGGCCAATGCCAGTGATGATCAGCAGGTGGATAGTGTGCAGTTCTATGTGAATGGAGAAGAGAAAGCTACTGTTACCTCATCTCCTTATCAATGGAATTGGGAAGATGTTGCGCCGGGCACTTATGGCATAAAAGCGAAAGTGAAAGACAGTACACAACTGAGTACCTGGTCTGATTCCATAACGGTTGTGGTGATAGCGGATACTATTGCCCCGGTGATTTTGGCGCCACCAGCTATCACAGCCAGCACCGCATCATCTCCTGCGGTAGTGAATATTGGCACCCCGGTAGTGACGGATAACGGTGGTGTTGCGAGTATCACCAACAATGCACCTGCCTCTTTCCCAATAGGTAATACCACTGTTACATGGACAGCAACAGACCGCAGTGGTAATAGCGCAACTGCTACACAGGCAGTGATGGTGGAATATCTGAAAAGCTCCTTTGGTGCCATCACTATTTTTGCAGGCACTACCAACAACAGCAGTCATGGACGACAAGTTGATATACAGGCGCAGTTGTATTTAAATGGTGCGCTGGTTGGCGCTGGTACGCTGACAGATCAGACTATTTCAGGGAAAGACCTGGGCAGCAGCAGAAAAATCGTTATACCTATCAGTGCTGATAGTATTGTTTACACACCTGCCGATGTATTAGAGGTAAAACTGCTGGCACGCCGTCATGATGCGCATGGAAGTTTTGGAATAAAACTCTGGTACAATGCAGATTCTACTACTGCCTTTTCAAAGGGGTATAGCAGGATGGATAAATTCACACCGGTGAGCCCTGATGGGAATTTCTTTTACCTGCGGGAGCAATATGCGCTTCAATCATCTGCAGGGAGTTCAGTGAGCAGTAAAACAATCCCTGCTACAGGCAGCTACCAGGAGATCGGTACCTGGTCAACTATCCAGGTTGCGCCGCAATTCATAAGCAGTTTGGGCAAAGTGATCGATACGGAAGTGGGGATCAAGGCATTCCCTAATCCCAGTAGTAATGAGTTTACGCTCACTTTGCAAAGTGATGGTGAGAAATTAGTACAGATCAGGATAATGGATGTTGCGGGGAGGTTGGTGAAACAAATATCCACGCCGGCCGGCCAGCTGATAAGGTTTGGTGCAGAGCTTAAACCGGGTGTTTATTTTGTGGAAGTGAAGCAGCATGAAAAACGAACAGTATTGAAACTGGTAAAACAATAA
- a CDS encoding SusC/RagA family TonB-linked outer membrane protein — translation MIKNITIQRIRLLTSACLLLAAFMFPTGLHAQAITVSGIVKDEKGELLPGVVVRVKGTSTGTTSGTGGKYSINTGIDNATLIFSFIGYATQEVVVGGRSSVDVTLASSEKSLEQVVVVGYGSIRKSDITGSISSVSSKEIKAVPAASLSQALEGRAAGVKVSQASNAPGGGMTIRIRGGNSIQGGNEPLYVVDGYPLYNESGPAINPNDIESMEILKDASATAIYGSRGANGVIIIQTKRGRSGRNNIQFESYYGMQTVRKKLDLLNATELATLVNEGVKNVNADNPTAPPRALPFTDAQIAALGEGTDWQDAIFQDAPIQNYQLTFSGGNDKTQYAVSGNYFDQQGIVINSGYGRGSVRMNLDQEINSRFKLSTSLTVTRSKGKSVNTDGDGGAGAGVVYGALNFSPTVPIFQADGKTYTVNNRPGGILISNPVAMANETRNNATGTRLLGNIAGEYKIIEGLVFKALLGANLNYNKTNFYLPRTVYSGLANNGSANIYSSQYGEWLSENTLSYRKTFNKIHKLNVLAGYTFQMANFEDVRASAQNFSNDILIYNNLGTAQQTNTGSSNKNDWALRSYIGRINYDLKEKYLLTLTGRIDGSSRFGEGNKSAFFPSGSVAWRISNESFMHNVKAVSDLKIRASYGLTGNQEIGQYQSLGGLQTQNYNFGNVLTVGYAPNRIGNPKLKWETTTQVDIGLDFALFNNRIQVTADWYQKKTKDLLYNVSLPITSGYFTSLQNIGKVKNQGTELAINSTNLTGEFQWNTSFNISYNKNEILDLGAVTGDIPSGGASGHLQLGNSGILRVGQPIGVFFGLVTDGIFQNAEEIAKSAQKSAKPGDRRYKDINPDGVINSSDRVILGHAQPDYTFGFTNNFSFKGFDLSVFFQGVEGNSIFNLNRFELESQTGVSNQLASVKDRWTPTNPSQTIPRASANGQPYQVTSRQVEDGSYIRLRNIQLGYNFPSSLLKRAGLTNAKIYVSAQNLLTFTDYSGFDPEVSRFGQENLSQGTDYGSYPSSKIFLVGVNIGL, via the coding sequence ATGATTAAAAACATTACAATTCAGCGCATCAGGCTGCTGACTTCTGCCTGTCTCCTTCTGGCAGCATTTATGTTTCCCACCGGTCTCCATGCTCAGGCCATTACCGTATCAGGTATTGTGAAAGACGAAAAAGGGGAACTTTTGCCAGGTGTAGTTGTCCGGGTTAAAGGAACTTCTACAGGCACCACCTCTGGTACAGGTGGTAAATATTCCATCAATACCGGCATTGATAATGCCACACTTATTTTTTCCTTTATAGGATATGCTACCCAGGAAGTAGTAGTTGGCGGCAGAAGTAGTGTAGATGTTACCCTTGCTTCCAGCGAAAAATCACTGGAGCAGGTGGTAGTAGTGGGTTATGGTTCTATCCGTAAAAGCGACATCACTGGATCCATTTCCTCTGTAAGTTCCAAAGAAATAAAAGCAGTTCCCGCAGCTTCTCTTTCACAGGCACTGGAAGGAAGGGCAGCCGGGGTAAAAGTATCCCAGGCTTCCAATGCACCCGGCGGAGGAATGACCATCCGTATCCGCGGAGGCAACTCTATCCAGGGAGGTAATGAGCCATTGTATGTAGTGGATGGTTATCCATTATATAATGAAAGCGGCCCGGCCATCAATCCTAACGATATAGAATCCATGGAGATCCTCAAAGATGCATCCGCCACCGCTATCTATGGATCAAGAGGTGCGAACGGCGTTATCATCATTCAAACAAAAAGAGGAAGGTCAGGAAGGAATAACATCCAGTTCGAAAGTTACTACGGCATGCAAACCGTACGCAAAAAGCTGGACCTCCTGAATGCTACAGAACTGGCCACCCTCGTAAACGAAGGTGTAAAGAATGTAAACGCAGATAACCCAACCGCTCCGCCAAGAGCACTTCCTTTCACAGATGCACAGATTGCTGCTTTAGGTGAAGGAACCGACTGGCAGGATGCTATTTTCCAGGATGCGCCCATTCAAAACTACCAACTCACCTTCTCCGGAGGCAACGATAAAACACAATACGCCGTTTCCGGTAACTACTTCGATCAGCAGGGTATTGTGATCAATTCCGGTTACGGCCGTGGATCTGTTCGCATGAACCTGGACCAGGAGATCAACAGCCGCTTTAAACTGAGCACCAGTTTAACGGTTACCCGCAGCAAAGGAAAATCTGTAAATACAGATGGTGATGGTGGCGCAGGCGCTGGTGTTGTATATGGCGCACTCAACTTCTCTCCCACTGTTCCTATCTTCCAGGCAGATGGCAAAACCTACACGGTGAACAACCGCCCCGGCGGTATCCTGATCAGCAACCCTGTTGCCATGGCCAACGAAACCAGGAACAATGCCACCGGTACCCGTTTGCTGGGTAACATTGCCGGAGAATATAAAATAATTGAAGGCCTGGTGTTCAAAGCTTTGCTCGGAGCCAACCTCAACTATAATAAAACAAACTTCTACCTGCCAAGGACTGTTTATTCAGGTCTTGCCAATAACGGTAGCGCCAATATTTATTCTTCTCAATATGGTGAATGGCTGAGTGAAAATACCCTCTCCTACAGGAAAACATTTAACAAGATCCATAAGCTGAATGTACTGGCAGGTTATACTTTCCAAATGGCCAACTTTGAAGATGTACGTGCCAGCGCACAAAACTTCTCCAACGACATTCTTATTTATAATAATCTCGGTACCGCGCAACAGACCAACACGGGTTCTTCCAATAAAAACGATTGGGCGCTGCGCTCTTACATCGGGCGTATCAACTACGACCTGAAAGAAAAATATCTCTTAACCCTCACCGGCCGGATAGATGGTTCTTCCCGTTTCGGAGAAGGTAACAAGAGCGCTTTCTTCCCTTCAGGTTCTGTAGCATGGCGTATCTCCAACGAATCGTTCATGCATAATGTAAAAGCCGTGAGTGACCTGAAGATCCGTGCCAGCTATGGTTTAACAGGTAATCAGGAAATTGGTCAGTATCAATCACTGGGAGGCCTTCAAACACAGAACTACAACTTCGGGAATGTACTCACTGTTGGATATGCCCCTAACCGGATCGGTAACCCTAAACTGAAATGGGAAACCACCACACAGGTGGATATCGGCTTAGACTTCGCTTTATTCAACAACCGCATCCAGGTTACTGCAGATTGGTATCAGAAGAAAACCAAAGACCTGCTGTATAACGTATCACTCCCCATCACCTCCGGTTACTTCACTTCCCTCCAGAACATCGGAAAAGTAAAGAACCAGGGAACGGAGTTAGCGATTAACTCTACCAACCTTACCGGCGAATTCCAATGGAACACCAGCTTCAATATCTCCTACAATAAAAATGAGATCCTTGACCTGGGTGCTGTAACAGGTGATATTCCTTCCGGTGGTGCCAGCGGACACCTTCAATTAGGTAACTCCGGTATCCTGCGTGTAGGCCAGCCAATTGGTGTTTTCTTTGGCCTGGTAACAGATGGTATTTTCCAGAATGCGGAAGAGATTGCAAAGTCTGCACAGAAATCCGCCAAACCGGGAGACCGCAGGTACAAGGACATTAACCCCGATGGTGTGATCAACTCTTCAGACCGTGTGATCCTTGGTCATGCACAACCTGATTATACATTCGGCTTCACTAATAATTTTTCTTTTAAAGGATTTGACCTGAGCGTTTTCTTCCAGGGAGTAGAAGGTAACAGCATCTTCAACCTGAACCGTTTTGAACTGGAATCCCAAACAGGTGTAAGTAACCAGCTGGCTTCTGTAAAAGACCGCTGGACGCCTACCAATCCAAGTCAAACTATTCCACGCGCCAGCGCTAACGGCCAGCCTTACCAGGTTACCAGCCGCCAGGTAGAAGATGGTTCTTACATCCGCCTCCGCAACATTCAGTTGGGTTACAACTTCCCTTCCAGCCTGCTCAAACGTGCCGGTTTAACCAATGCGAAGATCTATGTAAGCGCACAAAACCTGCTCACCTTCACAGATTACTCCGGATTCGATCCTGAAGTAAGCCGTTTCGGACAGGAAAATCTCAGCCAGGGAACAGACTATGGTAGCTACCCTTCCTCTAAAATATTCCTGGTGGGTGTTAATATCGGTTTGTAA
- a CDS encoding c-type cytochrome: protein MRTIIFLCAMICMACTARRMPVTSENRTESAQLAHGRDKYMQYCQKCHPMGETGLGPALNNLPAPGFIKRFQVRHGLGAMPAFKQDVISRNDLNGIMRYMRSMKKSEKLPV, encoded by the coding sequence ATGAGAACGATCATCTTTTTATGCGCGATGATATGTATGGCCTGCACAGCACGCCGCATGCCGGTTACAAGTGAAAACAGAACTGAAAGCGCTCAACTGGCGCATGGACGGGATAAATACATGCAGTACTGCCAGAAATGTCACCCTATGGGAGAAACAGGCCTTGGCCCTGCTTTAAATAATCTTCCGGCGCCTGGTTTCATCAAGCGTTTTCAGGTAAGACATGGATTAGGTGCTATGCCGGCTTTTAAACAGGATGTGATCAGCCGGAATGATCTGAATGGCATTATGCGTTATATGAGATCAATGAAGAAGAGCGAAAAACTTCCGGTATAA
- a CDS encoding PQQ-dependent sugar dehydrogenase produces the protein MKYLALLCLLTGLYSCYGTRTSKGGGEISSPAPRTPNTADLVLPEGYTAEVLTTGLNFPTAMAFDEQGTPYVIEAGYSYGEIFTNPKLLKVANGKTTVVATGEKNGPWTGITFYKDNFYIAEGGQGEGGKILKVTADGKITALVKDLPGMADHHTNGPVVMNDHIYFAIGSATNAGVVGPDNADFGWLKRHPELHDIPCDDITLNGVNFETDNPLTADGKDKAVTGAYLPFNTAAKDGQVIKGKLPCTGSVLRIPVGGGKIQLVAWGLRNPYGLAVSPQGKLYVTENAADERGSRPLWGVGDVLWEVKDGTWYGWPDYSEGKPVKLFKTPGGTAVQTLLKNKPGNVPKPVAVLAVHSSSNGIDFSNNESFGYKGNAFIAQFGDMAPNVGKVLSPVGFKVVWVDVATGEVKDFAVNKGKKNGPASRLRTGGLERPVSVKFDPSGKALYIVDFGILRTTPEGQSVPVENSGVVWKITKR, from the coding sequence ATGAAATATCTTGCACTATTATGCTTACTAACAGGCCTCTATAGCTGTTATGGCACACGTACTTCAAAAGGTGGCGGCGAGATATCTTCTCCAGCTCCACGCACACCTAATACAGCTGACCTGGTTTTACCGGAAGGATATACCGCAGAAGTATTGACCACAGGTCTTAACTTCCCCACTGCTATGGCTTTTGATGAACAGGGCACTCCTTATGTGATAGAAGCCGGGTATTCTTATGGAGAAATATTTACGAATCCTAAACTGCTGAAGGTGGCCAATGGTAAAACTACCGTAGTAGCAACAGGAGAAAAGAACGGCCCCTGGACGGGGATCACCTTCTACAAAGATAATTTCTATATAGCCGAAGGTGGCCAGGGTGAGGGCGGAAAAATATTAAAAGTAACAGCAGATGGAAAGATAACTGCTTTGGTAAAAGATCTGCCGGGCATGGCAGACCATCATACCAATGGCCCCGTTGTGATGAATGATCACATATATTTTGCCATAGGTTCCGCAACTAATGCCGGTGTAGTAGGGCCGGACAATGCTGATTTCGGTTGGTTAAAACGGCATCCTGAACTGCACGACATTCCCTGTGACGACATTACACTGAATGGGGTAAACTTTGAAACAGATAATCCCTTAACTGCGGATGGAAAAGATAAAGCAGTGACAGGTGCTTACCTCCCATTTAATACCGCAGCTAAAGATGGCCAGGTTATTAAAGGCAAACTGCCGTGTACAGGCTCCGTACTTCGTATACCGGTTGGCGGTGGTAAAATCCAACTGGTAGCCTGGGGCCTTCGTAATCCTTATGGATTAGCCGTTTCACCTCAGGGCAAATTATACGTAACAGAAAATGCCGCAGATGAAAGAGGCAGCCGTCCATTATGGGGAGTGGGTGATGTGCTTTGGGAAGTAAAGGATGGCACCTGGTACGGATGGCCTGATTATTCTGAAGGCAAGCCGGTTAAACTTTTTAAAACTCCCGGCGGAACAGCTGTTCAGACATTATTGAAAAACAAACCCGGCAATGTTCCCAAACCTGTTGCCGTACTGGCTGTACATTCTTCCTCCAACGGAATAGATTTTTCAAACAATGAAAGTTTTGGCTATAAAGGCAATGCATTTATTGCCCAATTTGGGGATATGGCGCCCAATGTAGGGAAAGTATTATCACCCGTTGGGTTTAAAGTAGTATGGGTAGATGTAGCTACCGGAGAAGTAAAAGATTTTGCCGTAAACAAAGGGAAGAAGAATGGACCGGCCAGCCGTCTCAGAACAGGAGGATTGGAACGGCCTGTTTCTGTAAAATTCGATCCCTCCGGCAAAGCATTATACATCGTGGATTTTGGAATACTGCGAACAACCCCTGAAGGGCAGTCGGTTCCTGTGGAGAACAGTGGTGTGGTTTGGAAAATAACTAAAAGGTAA